The following are encoded in a window of Solibacillus sp. FSL R7-0668 genomic DNA:
- a CDS encoding KinB-signaling pathway activation protein — MTIRNWGKFAFWALLIGGLVNAVASLIIRWDFYQPYLTNGEIGEFLAAVIWNIILGFTMSVMAQAGFFAYLTLHQVGVNIFRTLTLWNWVQVVLIIVVLVDIVLFRFAPGAETTLDWVIYGTLLVVLVGVAILTAIKKVKMTQKPHVLISTIFFMIVVTSLEWIIALMGRQGNIDVYVALLLFPLVAVNAFQILMLPKYNAQSERDRKKLEERRKARKEVTSATKA, encoded by the coding sequence GTGACGATACGAAACTGGGGTAAATTCGCTTTTTGGGCGTTATTAATTGGTGGCTTAGTTAATGCAGTAGCCTCATTAATTATTCGTTGGGACTTTTACCAACCATATTTAACGAACGGTGAGATTGGTGAATTTTTGGCGGCAGTTATTTGGAATATTATTTTAGGATTTACAATGAGTGTGATGGCACAGGCTGGCTTCTTTGCCTATTTAACTTTGCATCAAGTGGGAGTTAATATTTTTAGAACTTTAACTTTATGGAACTGGGTACAGGTAGTGCTAATAATCGTTGTATTGGTAGATATTGTATTATTCCGTTTTGCTCCAGGTGCAGAAACGACGCTTGATTGGGTTATTTATGGTACGTTGCTTGTCGTATTAGTAGGCGTAGCCATTTTGACGGCGATCAAAAAAGTAAAAATGACTCAAAAACCACATGTTCTTATTTCAACAATCTTCTTTATGATTGTTGTGACGTCGTTGGAGTGGATTATTGCGTTAATGGGACGCCAAGGTAATATTGATGTTTATGTAGCTTTATTATTATTCCCATTAGTAGCGGTTAATGCATTCCAGATTTTGATGTTGCCAAAATACAATGCGCAATCTGAGCGAGATCGAAAAAAATTAGAAGAGCGCCGTAAAGCAAGAAAAGAAGTAACAAGCGCAACTAAAGCATAG
- the gerD gene encoding spore germination lipoprotein GerD produces the protein MRRIFVLLLLALSLVGCSDAKSTTLSYEEVKKIMVDAVQTEDGKKAIRQLFEDKSFRELLILNTEEVKKATEEALLSKEAMDFWIATFEDPKFKEAFAKSMQKQQEDLMKGLLNDASYQEDLTAFFGQPDMQKQLESILKGAVMRKELEKVVMETIENPLLQTKWQELIKKSGEEGSDSKTKKEESGAKKEKEASSQ, from the coding sequence ATGCGACGTATTTTCGTTTTGCTGTTACTTGCACTGTCACTCGTCGGCTGTAGTGATGCGAAATCAACAACACTTTCCTATGAAGAAGTCAAAAAAATTATGGTCGATGCCGTGCAAACAGAAGATGGTAAAAAAGCGATTCGCCAGCTGTTTGAAGATAAAAGCTTTCGCGAGCTCCTCATCCTAAATACCGAAGAAGTCAAAAAAGCGACGGAAGAAGCATTACTTTCAAAAGAAGCAATGGATTTTTGGATAGCAACATTTGAAGACCCTAAATTTAAAGAAGCATTCGCCAAAAGTATGCAAAAGCAGCAAGAGGATTTAATGAAAGGTTTATTAAATGATGCCTCTTATCAAGAGGATTTAACCGCCTTTTTCGGTCAACCTGATATGCAAAAACAGCTCGAGAGCATTCTAAAGGGGGCTGTTATGCGAAAAGAACTTGAAAAAGTAGTTATGGAAACAATCGAAAACCCACTCTTACAAACGAAATGGCAGGAGCTCATTAAGAAAAGTGGCGAAGAGGGTAGTGACTCGAAGACCAAAAAAGAAGAATCCGGTGCAAAAAAAGAAAAAGAGGCGTCTTCGCAGTGA